A window from Sus scrofa isolate TJ Tabasco breed Duroc chromosome 2, Sscrofa11.1, whole genome shotgun sequence encodes these proteins:
- the SEPT8 gene encoding septin-8 isoform X6: MRGKRQEGQPRLVSSLWRRPRGWGANPPPEDSALLAAPGPVAQPALRGGQGSAAWGISEVPRTPWGPGEGVSHRHPDRDPRETLSVSSEKAGGQLAWLGALPPLRRLPPACLPACDGAPCSYRPIVDYIDAQFENYLQEELKIRRSLFDYHDTRIHVCLYFITPTGHSLKSLDLVTMKKLDSKVNIIPIIAKADTISKSELHKFKIKIMGELVSNGVQIYQFPTDDEAVAEINAVMNAHLPFAVVGSTEEVKVGNKLVRARQYPWGVVQVENENHCDFVKLREMLIRVNMEDLREQTHSRHYELYRRCKLEELGFQDSDGDSQPFSLQETYEAKRKEFLSELQRKEEEMRQMFVNKVKETELELKEKERELHEKFEHLKRVHQEEKRKVEEKRRELEEETSAFNRRKAAVEALQSQALHATSQQPLRKDKDKKN, encoded by the exons ATGAGAGGcaagaggcaggaagggcagcCCCGCCTGGTCTCTTCCCTGTGGCGCCGCCCACGCGGGTGGGGTGCCAACCCTCCGCCCGAGGACTCCGCGCTCCTCGCTGCCCCTGGACCAGTAGCCCAGCCCGCGCTCCGTGGGGGCCAAGGGAGCGCCGCTTGGGGAATATCTGAGGTCCCGAGGACCCCTTGGGGACCAGGAGAAGGGGTCAGCCACCGGCACCCAGACAGGGATCCCAGGGAGACGCTGTCCGTCTCCTCAGAGAAGGCCGGGGGGCAGCTGGCCTGGCTCGGGGCCCTGCCGCCGCTCCGCCGCCtgccacctgcctgcctgcctgcctgtgacGGAGCTCCCTGTAGTTACAGGCCCATCGTCGACTACATCGACGCGCAGTTTGAAAACTACCTGCAGGAGGAGCTGAAGATCCGCCGCTCGCTCTTCGACTACCACGACACGAGGATCCACGTCTGCCTCTACTTCATCACGCCCACCGGGCACTCCCTCAAGTCCCTGGATCTGGTGACCATGAAGAAACTGGACAGCAAG GTGAACATCATTCCCATCATTGCCAAGGCTGACACCATCTCCAAGAGTGAGCTCCACAAGTTCAAGATCAAGATCATGGGCGAGCTGGTCAGCAATGGGGTCCAGATCTACCAGTTTCCCACTGATGACGAGGCTGTTGCCGAGATCAACGCAGTCATGAAT GCACACCTGCCCTTTGCCGTGGTGGGCAGCACGGAGGAGGTGAAGGTGGGGAACAAGCTGGTGCGAGCACGGCAGTACCCATGGGGAGTGGTGCAAG TGGAGAACGAGAATCACTGCGACTTTGTGAAGCTCCGGGAGATGCTGATCCGGGTGAACATGGAGGACCTCCGCGAGCAGACGCACAGCCGGCACTACGAGCTCTACCGGCGCTGCAAGTTGGAGGAGCTGGGCTTCCAGGACAGCGACGGTGACAGCCAGCCCTTCAG CCTCCAGGAGACGTATGAGGCcaagaggaaggagttcctgagtgagctgcagaggaaggaggaagagatgagGCAGATGTTTGTCAACAAAGTGAAGGAGACGGAGCTGGAgttgaaggagaaggagagagag CTCCACGAGAAGTTTGAGCACCTCAAGCGGGTCCACCAGGAGGAAAAGCGCAAAGTGGAGGAGAAGCGCCGCGAACTGGAGGAGGAGACCAGTGCCTTCAACCGCAGGAAGGCTGCAGTGGAGGCCCTGCAGTCCCAGGCCCTGCACGCCACCTCGCAGCAGCCTCTGAGGAAGGACAAGGACAAGAAGAA
- the SEPT8 gene encoding septin-8 isoform X5 has translation MAATDLERFSNAEPEPRSLSLGGHVGFDSLPDQLVSKSVTQGFSFNILCVGETGIGKSTLMNTLFNTTFETEEASHHEECVRLRPQTYDLQESNVQLKLTIVDAVGFGDQINKDERPIVDYIDAQFENYLQEELKIRRSLFDYHDTRIHVCLYFITPTGHSLKSLDLVTMKKLDSKVNIIPIIAKADTISKSELHKFKIKIMGELVSNGVQIYQFPTDDEAVAEINAVMNAHLPFAVVGSTEEVKVGNKLVRARQYPWGVVQVENENHCDFVKLREMLIRVNMEDLREQTHSRHYELYRRCKLEELGFQDSDGDSQPFSLQETYEAKRKEFLSELQRKEEEMRQMFVNKVKETELELKEKERELHEKFEHLKRVHQEEKRKVEEKRRELEEETSAFNRRKAAVEALQSQALHATSQQPLRKDKDKKKASGWSSIYSVTIP, from the exons AATGCAGAGCCCGAGCCCCGGAGCCTCTCCCTGGGCGGCCATGTGGGCTTTGACAGCCTCCCCGACCAGCTGGTCAGCAAGTCGGTCACTCAGGGCTTCAGCTTCAATATCCTCTGTGTGG gagaGACGGGCATCGGCAAGTCCACACTGATGAACACGCTCTTCAACACGACCTTCGAGACCGAGGAAGCCAGTCACCACGAGGAGTGCGTGCGGCTGCGGCCTCAGACCTACGACCTCCAAGAGAGCAACGTGCAGCTTAAGCTGACCATCGTGGACGCCGTGGGCTTCGGGGATCAGATCAACAAGGATGAGAG GCCCATCGTCGACTACATCGACGCGCAGTTTGAAAACTACCTGCAGGAGGAGCTGAAGATCCGCCGCTCGCTCTTCGACTACCACGACACGAGGATCCACGTCTGCCTCTACTTCATCACGCCCACCGGGCACTCCCTCAAGTCCCTGGATCTGGTGACCATGAAGAAACTGGACAGCAAG GTGAACATCATTCCCATCATTGCCAAGGCTGACACCATCTCCAAGAGTGAGCTCCACAAGTTCAAGATCAAGATCATGGGCGAGCTGGTCAGCAATGGGGTCCAGATCTACCAGTTTCCCACTGATGACGAGGCTGTTGCCGAGATCAACGCAGTCATGAAT GCACACCTGCCCTTTGCCGTGGTGGGCAGCACGGAGGAGGTGAAGGTGGGGAACAAGCTGGTGCGAGCACGGCAGTACCCATGGGGAGTGGTGCAAG TGGAGAACGAGAATCACTGCGACTTTGTGAAGCTCCGGGAGATGCTGATCCGGGTGAACATGGAGGACCTCCGCGAGCAGACGCACAGCCGGCACTACGAGCTCTACCGGCGCTGCAAGTTGGAGGAGCTGGGCTTCCAGGACAGCGACGGTGACAGCCAGCCCTTCAG CCTCCAGGAGACGTATGAGGCcaagaggaaggagttcctgagtgagctgcagaggaaggaggaagagatgagGCAGATGTTTGTCAACAAAGTGAAGGAGACGGAGCTGGAgttgaaggagaaggagagagag CTCCACGAGAAGTTTGAGCACCTCAAGCGGGTCCACCAGGAGGAAAAGCGCAAAGTGGAGGAGAAGCGCCGCGAACTGGAGGAGGAGACCAGTGCCTTCAACCGCAGGAAGGCTGCAGTGGAGGCCCTGCAGTCCCAGGCCCTGCACGCCACCTCGCAGCAGCCTCTGAGGAAGGACAAGGACAAGAAGAA
- the SEPT8 gene encoding septin-8 isoform X4, translating to MAATDLERFSNAEPEPRSLSLGGHVGFDSLPDQLVSKSVTQGFSFNILCVGETGIGKSTLMNTLFNTTFETEEASHHEECVRLRPQTYDLQESNVQLKLTIVDAVGFGDQINKDESYRPIVDYIDAQFENYLQEELKIRRSLFDYHDTRIHVCLYFITPTGHSLKSLDLVTMKKLDSKVNIIPIIAKADTISKSELHKFKIKIMGELVSNGVQIYQFPTDDEAVAEINAVMNAHLPFAVVGSTEEVKVGNKLVRARQYPWGVVQVENENHCDFVKLREMLIRVNMEDLREQTHSRHYELYRRCKLEELGFQDSDGDSQPFSLQETYEAKRKEFLSELQRKEEEMRQMFVNKVKETELELKEKERELHEKFEHLKRVHQEEKRKVEEKRRELEEETSAFNRRKAAVEALQSQALHATSQQPLRKDKDKKKASGWSSIYSVTIP from the exons AATGCAGAGCCCGAGCCCCGGAGCCTCTCCCTGGGCGGCCATGTGGGCTTTGACAGCCTCCCCGACCAGCTGGTCAGCAAGTCGGTCACTCAGGGCTTCAGCTTCAATATCCTCTGTGTGG gagaGACGGGCATCGGCAAGTCCACACTGATGAACACGCTCTTCAACACGACCTTCGAGACCGAGGAAGCCAGTCACCACGAGGAGTGCGTGCGGCTGCGGCCTCAGACCTACGACCTCCAAGAGAGCAACGTGCAGCTTAAGCTGACCATCGTGGACGCCGTGGGCTTCGGGGATCAGATCAACAAGGATGAGAG TTACAGGCCCATCGTCGACTACATCGACGCGCAGTTTGAAAACTACCTGCAGGAGGAGCTGAAGATCCGCCGCTCGCTCTTCGACTACCACGACACGAGGATCCACGTCTGCCTCTACTTCATCACGCCCACCGGGCACTCCCTCAAGTCCCTGGATCTGGTGACCATGAAGAAACTGGACAGCAAG GTGAACATCATTCCCATCATTGCCAAGGCTGACACCATCTCCAAGAGTGAGCTCCACAAGTTCAAGATCAAGATCATGGGCGAGCTGGTCAGCAATGGGGTCCAGATCTACCAGTTTCCCACTGATGACGAGGCTGTTGCCGAGATCAACGCAGTCATGAAT GCACACCTGCCCTTTGCCGTGGTGGGCAGCACGGAGGAGGTGAAGGTGGGGAACAAGCTGGTGCGAGCACGGCAGTACCCATGGGGAGTGGTGCAAG TGGAGAACGAGAATCACTGCGACTTTGTGAAGCTCCGGGAGATGCTGATCCGGGTGAACATGGAGGACCTCCGCGAGCAGACGCACAGCCGGCACTACGAGCTCTACCGGCGCTGCAAGTTGGAGGAGCTGGGCTTCCAGGACAGCGACGGTGACAGCCAGCCCTTCAG CCTCCAGGAGACGTATGAGGCcaagaggaaggagttcctgagtgagctgcagaggaaggaggaagagatgagGCAGATGTTTGTCAACAAAGTGAAGGAGACGGAGCTGGAgttgaaggagaaggagagagag CTCCACGAGAAGTTTGAGCACCTCAAGCGGGTCCACCAGGAGGAAAAGCGCAAAGTGGAGGAGAAGCGCCGCGAACTGGAGGAGGAGACCAGTGCCTTCAACCGCAGGAAGGCTGCAGTGGAGGCCCTGCAGTCCCAGGCCCTGCACGCCACCTCGCAGCAGCCTCTGAGGAAGGACAAGGACAAGAAGAA
- the SEPT8 gene encoding septin-8 isoform X7 has translation MAATDLERFSNAEPEPRSLSLGGHVGFDSLPDQLVSKSVTQGFSFNILCVGETGIGKSTLMNTLFNTTFETEEASHHEECVRLRPQTYDLQESNVQLKLTIVDAVGFGDQINKDESYRPIVDYIDAQFENYLQEELKIRRSLFDYHDTRIHVCLYFITPTGHSLKSLDLVTMKKLDSKVNIIPIIAKADTISKSELHKFKIKIMGELVSNGVQIYQFPTDDEAVAEINAVMNAHLPFAVVGSTEEVKVGNKLVRARQYPWGVVQVENENHCDFVKLREMLIRVNMEDLREQTHSRHYELYRRCKLEELGFQDSDGDSQPFSLQETYEAKRKEFLSELQRKEEEMRQMFVNKVKETELELKEKERELHEKFEHLKRVHQEEKRKVEEKRRELEEETSAFNRRKAAVEALQSQALHATSQQPLRKDKDKKN, from the exons AATGCAGAGCCCGAGCCCCGGAGCCTCTCCCTGGGCGGCCATGTGGGCTTTGACAGCCTCCCCGACCAGCTGGTCAGCAAGTCGGTCACTCAGGGCTTCAGCTTCAATATCCTCTGTGTGG gagaGACGGGCATCGGCAAGTCCACACTGATGAACACGCTCTTCAACACGACCTTCGAGACCGAGGAAGCCAGTCACCACGAGGAGTGCGTGCGGCTGCGGCCTCAGACCTACGACCTCCAAGAGAGCAACGTGCAGCTTAAGCTGACCATCGTGGACGCCGTGGGCTTCGGGGATCAGATCAACAAGGATGAGAG TTACAGGCCCATCGTCGACTACATCGACGCGCAGTTTGAAAACTACCTGCAGGAGGAGCTGAAGATCCGCCGCTCGCTCTTCGACTACCACGACACGAGGATCCACGTCTGCCTCTACTTCATCACGCCCACCGGGCACTCCCTCAAGTCCCTGGATCTGGTGACCATGAAGAAACTGGACAGCAAG GTGAACATCATTCCCATCATTGCCAAGGCTGACACCATCTCCAAGAGTGAGCTCCACAAGTTCAAGATCAAGATCATGGGCGAGCTGGTCAGCAATGGGGTCCAGATCTACCAGTTTCCCACTGATGACGAGGCTGTTGCCGAGATCAACGCAGTCATGAAT GCACACCTGCCCTTTGCCGTGGTGGGCAGCACGGAGGAGGTGAAGGTGGGGAACAAGCTGGTGCGAGCACGGCAGTACCCATGGGGAGTGGTGCAAG TGGAGAACGAGAATCACTGCGACTTTGTGAAGCTCCGGGAGATGCTGATCCGGGTGAACATGGAGGACCTCCGCGAGCAGACGCACAGCCGGCACTACGAGCTCTACCGGCGCTGCAAGTTGGAGGAGCTGGGCTTCCAGGACAGCGACGGTGACAGCCAGCCCTTCAG CCTCCAGGAGACGTATGAGGCcaagaggaaggagttcctgagtgagctgcagaggaaggaggaagagatgagGCAGATGTTTGTCAACAAAGTGAAGGAGACGGAGCTGGAgttgaaggagaaggagagagag CTCCACGAGAAGTTTGAGCACCTCAAGCGGGTCCACCAGGAGGAAAAGCGCAAAGTGGAGGAGAAGCGCCGCGAACTGGAGGAGGAGACCAGTGCCTTCAACCGCAGGAAGGCTGCAGTGGAGGCCCTGCAGTCCCAGGCCCTGCACGCCACCTCGCAGCAGCCTCTGAGGAAGGACAAGGACAAGAAGAA